One Halobaculum sp. CBA1158 DNA segment encodes these proteins:
- a CDS encoding aminopeptidase, producing MDPRIREHAETIVEHSIELEAGDDLVIQLPGEAEDLAVALHEYAGDIGANPVLLNNSQRAERAYLRAREEDFELPDHELALYEEADAFVIARSGGNVSEKADVDPETTADYTRARRPVQKVRLSKTWCLTQFPTQAHAQLAGMSTEEYENFVYDAVSLDWEEQAEFQRQMVELIDDAEEVRIRSGEETDITMSVAGNTALNDDGKANLPGGEVFTAPVKDSVNGEVYFDLPLYRQGREIEGVRLTFEDGRVEAFSAERNEDVLEGVFNTDENARYLGELGIGMNRAIDRFTYNMLFDEKMGDTVHMAVGSAYPETVGEGNEVNESAEHVDMIVDMSEDSVIELDGEVVQRDGTFTFEEREV from the coding sequence ATGGACCCGCGAATCCGCGAGCACGCCGAGACCATCGTCGAGCACTCCATCGAGTTGGAGGCGGGCGACGACCTCGTCATCCAACTCCCCGGCGAGGCCGAGGACCTGGCGGTGGCCCTCCACGAGTACGCCGGCGACATCGGCGCGAATCCGGTACTGCTGAACAACTCCCAGCGCGCCGAGCGCGCGTACCTGCGCGCCCGCGAGGAGGACTTCGAACTCCCCGATCACGAACTCGCCCTCTACGAGGAAGCGGACGCGTTCGTTATCGCCCGAAGCGGCGGCAACGTCTCCGAGAAGGCGGACGTGGACCCGGAGACGACCGCCGACTACACGCGCGCTCGGCGACCCGTCCAGAAGGTGCGCCTCTCGAAGACGTGGTGTCTCACGCAGTTCCCGACGCAGGCGCACGCCCAACTCGCCGGCATGAGCACCGAGGAGTACGAGAACTTCGTGTACGACGCCGTCAGCCTCGACTGGGAAGAACAGGCGGAGTTCCAACGGCAGATGGTCGAGTTGATCGACGACGCCGAGGAGGTCCGGATCCGGTCGGGCGAGGAGACCGACATCACGATGTCGGTCGCGGGCAACACCGCACTCAACGACGACGGGAAAGCGAACCTCCCCGGCGGCGAGGTGTTCACCGCGCCCGTCAAGGACAGCGTGAACGGCGAGGTGTACTTCGATTTGCCGCTGTACCGCCAGGGCCGCGAGATCGAGGGCGTCCGACTCACCTTCGAGGACGGTCGAGTCGAGGCGTTCTCCGCCGAGCGCAACGAGGACGTGCTGGAGGGCGTGTTCAACACCGACGAGAACGCCCGCTACCTCGGCGAACTCGGGATCGGGATGAACCGCGCGATCGACCGGTTCACGTACAACATGCTGTTCGACGAGAAGATGGGCGACACCGTCCACATGGCCGTCGGATCGGCGTACCCCGAGACGGTCGGCGAGGGCAACGAGGTGAACGAGTCCGCCGAGCACGTCGACATGATCGTCGACATGAGCGAGGACTCCGTGATCGAACTGGACGGCGAGGTCGTCCAGCGGGACGGGACGTTCACGTTTGAGGAGCGCGAGGTCTGA
- the lrp gene encoding HTH-type transcriptional regulator Lrp, with amino-acid sequence MTYENLDAKLVNALLGSGRASLRSLGEDLDVSVTTVSNHLRDLEDEGVIEGYTPRVNYGRLGYDVTAIVQLKVEGSALPEIVDRLREQKQMTSVYEVTGDYDVIAIGKFRDTDEMNEGIKGLLADQDIRETNTSVVLNSVVENAQFDLDVEE; translated from the coding sequence ATGACGTACGAAAATCTCGACGCCAAGCTCGTCAACGCGTTACTCGGAAGCGGTCGCGCCAGCCTCCGCTCGCTGGGCGAGGACCTGGACGTGTCGGTGACGACCGTCTCGAACCACCTGCGCGACCTGGAAGACGAGGGCGTCATCGAGGGGTACACGCCCCGCGTGAACTACGGCCGCCTCGGCTACGACGTGACGGCGATCGTCCAGCTCAAAGTCGAGGGGAGCGCGCTCCCCGAGATCGTCGACCGGCTCCGCGAGCAGAAACAGATGACCTCCGTGTACGAGGTAACCGGCGACTACGACGTCATCGCGATCGGGAAGTTCCGCGACACCGACGAGATGAACGAGGGGATCAAGGGACTGCTGGCCGACCAGGACATCCGCGAGACGAACACCTCGGTCGTGCTCAACTCCGTCGTCGAGAACGCCCAGTTCGACCTCGACGTCGAGGAGTAG
- the glnA gene encoding type I glutamate--ammonia ligase, translating to MTDANTKPDGGLTAVEQDVIDEIDEKGIDFLRLQFTDIIGTVKNVSVPASQAEKAFTEGIYFDGSSINGFVRIQESDMRLKPDPETFSVLPWRTRPGEEGGAARLICDVIDTSTGEPFEGDPRRVLKNALDRAEEMGYEVNAAPEPEFFLFEEDEDGRATTDTGDHGGYFDLAPKDLASDVRRDIIYGLEDMGFEIEASHHEVARGQHEINFEYDDALSTADNVATFRTVVRAIAAQHDLHATFMPKPIPKINGSGMHTHISLFTEDGENAFHDEDDEFDLSETAKQFTAGILDHAEALAAVTNPTVNSYKRLVPGYEAPVYVAWSDRNRSALIRKPAARVPAASRIEARFPDPSCNPYLAFAALIHAGLDGIERGLDCDDPVRENIYEFDEAKREEYGITTLPSNLGEALDALEEDEVVLDALGGHVSEKFVEAKSAEYDDYRVDVSDWELDRYLETF from the coding sequence ATGACGGACGCAAATACCAAACCGGACGGCGGTCTCACCGCCGTCGAGCAGGACGTCATCGACGAGATCGACGAGAAGGGGATCGACTTCCTCCGCCTCCAGTTCACCGACATTATCGGGACCGTAAAGAACGTCTCCGTACCCGCGAGCCAGGCCGAGAAGGCGTTCACCGAGGGGATCTACTTCGACGGCTCCTCGATCAACGGCTTCGTCCGGATCCAGGAGTCGGACATGCGCCTCAAGCCCGACCCCGAGACGTTCTCGGTGCTCCCGTGGCGGACTCGTCCGGGCGAGGAGGGCGGCGCGGCACGCCTCATCTGTGACGTGATCGACACGTCGACGGGCGAGCCGTTCGAGGGCGACCCCCGCCGCGTGCTGAAGAACGCGCTCGATCGCGCCGAGGAGATGGGATACGAGGTCAACGCCGCGCCCGAACCGGAGTTCTTCCTGTTCGAGGAGGACGAGGACGGCCGCGCGACGACCGACACCGGCGACCACGGCGGCTACTTCGACCTCGCGCCGAAGGACCTCGCGAGCGACGTGCGCCGCGACATCATCTACGGCCTGGAAGACATGGGCTTCGAGATCGAGGCCTCCCACCACGAGGTCGCCCGGGGCCAACACGAGATCAACTTCGAGTACGACGACGCGCTCTCGACGGCCGACAACGTCGCGACGTTCCGCACCGTTGTCCGGGCGATCGCCGCCCAGCACGATCTCCACGCGACGTTCATGCCCAAGCCGATCCCGAAGATCAACGGCTCGGGGATGCACACCCACATCTCGCTGTTCACCGAGGACGGCGAGAACGCCTTCCACGACGAGGACGACGAGTTCGACCTCTCGGAGACGGCCAAGCAGTTCACCGCGGGCATTCTCGACCACGCCGAGGCGCTCGCGGCCGTGACGAACCCGACGGTGAACTCCTACAAGCGGCTCGTCCCCGGCTACGAGGCACCCGTCTACGTCGCCTGGTCCGACCGCAACCGCTCGGCGCTCATCCGCAAGCCGGCCGCGCGCGTGCCGGCCGCCTCCCGCATCGAGGCGCGCTTCCCCGACCCGTCGTGTAACCCGTATCTCGCGTTCGCGGCGCTCATCCACGCCGGCCTCGACGGCATCGAACGCGGCCTCGACTGCGACGACCCCGTCCGCGAGAACATCTACGAGTTCGACGAGGCCAAGCGCGAGGAGTACGGCATCACCACGCTGCCGTCGAACCTCGGCGAGGCGCTCGACGCGCTGGAGGAGGACGAGGTCGTGCTCGACGCGCTGGGCGGACACGTCTCCGAGAAGTTCGTCGAGGCGAAGTCGGCCGAGTACGACGACTACCGCGTCGACGTCTCCGACTGGGAGCTGGACCGCTACCTCGAGACGTTCTGA